In a genomic window of Chryseobacterium sp. G0162:
- a CDS encoding lysophospholipid acyltransferase family protein produces the protein MAKILNYLWRFWLLLLAFVLTTTLGIPVYILSFSKKHYKYAYKFVRLWCFGMFYGMGFRYDLIKLSEQEKDRNKEYVFISNHTSIMDIMLTCMLFPHHPICFVGKKELVKIPIFGTIYQRICVMVDRSSAKSRADVYRRCAEKMEEGNSIAIFPEGGVPDDTSIILDDFKDGAFMLASKHNSPIAVYTFIGLKEMFPFDSSKGYPGRVKVYFNGIIEPTNSPKDLKAEAYQVIKKTLTEHSI, from the coding sequence GTGGCAAAAATTCTAAACTATCTCTGGAGATTTTGGCTGTTGTTATTAGCATTTGTTCTAACAACCACTCTCGGGATCCCCGTTTATATTTTATCTTTTAGTAAAAAGCATTATAAATACGCTTATAAATTTGTCCGTCTATGGTGTTTCGGCATGTTTTATGGCATGGGCTTTCGATATGATCTCATTAAACTTTCTGAGCAAGAAAAAGACAGAAACAAAGAATATGTTTTCATCTCGAATCATACTTCTATTATGGATATTATGCTCACCTGCATGCTTTTTCCACATCACCCAATTTGTTTTGTTGGAAAAAAAGAACTTGTTAAGATTCCTATTTTCGGAACTATTTATCAAAGGATATGTGTAATGGTAGACAGATCAAGCGCAAAAAGCCGTGCTGATGTATACCGCAGATGTGCTGAAAAAATGGAGGAAGGCAACAGTATTGCCATTTTTCCTGAAGGGGGTGTACCGGATGACACGTCTATTATTCTGGATGACTTTAAAGACGGGGCGTTTATGTTAGCATCAAAACATAACTCTCCAATTGCTGTTTATACCTTTATAGGACTTAAAGAAATGTTTCCTTTTGATAGCTCTAAGGGTTATCCCGGAAGAGTAAAGGTCTATTTCAATGGAATTATAGAACCTACTAATTCTCCAAAAGACTTAAAAGCAGAGGCTTATCAAGTAATTAAAAAAACTTTGACAGAGCATTCTATTTAA
- a CDS encoding DUF3810 domain-containing protein encodes MISFFEKFFEFQKRLHQMIFSGLSFSVGDIIYIVLGIVLLYSLIALFKKKNRHTSLLRILIIGNILYFTYQIFWGMLYFQTPIIKKLSRQDTPDLNKAKKLALHYLEKCKLTRASIHEDHNGIFIVTNLRAVQQEILFQQTQLPKYISDKKSPQILSIKPSLFKNVMNFTGILGYYNPFTAEAQYNAELPHTFIPFTTAHESSHQLGFAREQEANFIGYLIGVHSSNSELRYSTEYFTLKSLLRFIVDKDPEFVKSVIQNYSPGMKRDRAYEKSFAFRHQGWLDNFFGFTNNLFLKSNQQEGSVTYSYFIDLLLNYEK; translated from the coding sequence ATGATTTCTTTTTTTGAAAAATTCTTCGAATTCCAGAAAAGACTTCATCAGATGATCTTCAGTGGGCTTTCTTTTTCAGTGGGAGATATTATCTATATCGTATTGGGAATTGTTCTTTTATATAGCCTTATTGCTTTATTTAAAAAGAAAAATAGGCATACTTCCCTGTTAAGAATCCTTATCATTGGAAACATCCTTTACTTTACTTATCAGATATTCTGGGGAATGCTTTATTTCCAGACTCCAATCATTAAGAAACTTTCCCGTCAGGACACTCCTGACCTAAATAAAGCAAAAAAACTGGCCTTACATTATCTGGAAAAATGTAAACTTACCCGTGCATCCATACATGAGGACCATAATGGGATCTTCATTGTCACCAATCTTAGGGCAGTACAACAGGAAATTTTATTCCAGCAAACTCAGCTTCCAAAATATATTTCGGATAAAAAGTCACCTCAGATTCTTTCTATTAAACCTAGTTTATTTAAAAATGTAATGAACTTTACAGGGATATTAGGATATTACAATCCTTTTACCGCAGAAGCACAATATAACGCTGAACTACCCCATACTTTCATCCCTTTTACAACAGCCCATGAAAGTTCTCATCAACTTGGTTTCGCGAGAGAACAAGAGGCTAATTTTATTGGTTATCTGATAGGAGTTCATTCCAGTAATTCTGAGCTAAGATACAGTACTGAATATTTTACCTTGAAAAGTCTTTTACGTTTTATAGTTGACAAAGACCCGGAATTTGTAAAATCTGTTATCCAAAATTACTCTCCCGGAATGAAAAGAGACCGGGCTTATGAGAAAAGTTTCGCATTCAGGCATCAGGGTTGGTTGGATAACTTCTTTGGATTCACGAATAATCTGTTTCTGAAGAGCAACCAACAGGAAGGTTCAGTCACCTATTCTTACTTTATTGATCTCCTTCTAAACTATGAAAAATAG
- a CDS encoding lantibiotic dehydratase family protein, with amino-acid sequence MSRFPYQFFEEYIVRTPLFSCKRFLEAVNKDKISDGELKNEFADQSVFLEAIYLASPDLYEEITRWLHSEKDLLPKEHQKLKHTLLKYYSRMSTRCTPFGLFSGVGLGEFSEDYENSELHNDHVIRDTKLDMYFLVSLAQYLVKKLEIRDKLLFYPNNTIDRVGKKIRYIEYQYSGGKRDYIISSAPLSEELQELLQFSKQGKTIQELSEILISEEITQEDASVFIEELIDNQVLTSEIEPNVSGMDFLDIIISVLERLKANEANILISIKDRLNKLDQNIGNEVSDYVEIEELIASFGIEYERKYLFQTDLYYRNQLSLSSYWKKDIKRAFSFLNKITLAQEDNRLEKFKKAFHDRFETEEISLQYVLDSEIGIGYKQNTSIRGVHPYLDDLGLPISERNKKISIELNLIQKILNEKLQDALLENQYRIELSDDDFEGLEENWQDLPDTISFLTEIISEDNKEKLFLNGSTGSSAANLLGRFCSEKSEIHKLTKAIADKEEALNPEYILAEVIHLPEARIGNVVRRPTIRNYEIPYMAQSVLPEENQITLDDLYISLRGNRFVLRSKRLNKEIRPYLTNAHNYFQNTLPVYHFLSDLYSQEIRKGLYFDWGGLNDIYRFLPRVEYKNIILVKARWKISDKEIIFLDEFILDQANFLSELKNWRTKRKVPTWIQWAESDNTLALNLDNYDMAMLFIQTVKKKKTIMIEEFLYNENENFKHEFVFAMYKLK; translated from the coding sequence ATGTCTCGTTTTCCTTATCAATTTTTCGAAGAATATATTGTACGTACTCCTTTATTTTCATGTAAAAGATTTCTTGAAGCAGTAAATAAAGATAAAATTTCTGATGGAGAATTAAAAAATGAATTTGCCGATCAATCGGTTTTTCTGGAAGCAATTTATTTAGCTTCACCTGATTTGTATGAGGAAATTACAAGATGGCTTCACTCAGAAAAAGACCTTTTACCAAAAGAACACCAAAAACTAAAACATACTTTATTAAAATACTATAGCCGAATGAGTACCCGTTGTACCCCATTCGGCTTATTTTCTGGAGTTGGGCTGGGTGAGTTTAGTGAAGACTATGAAAACTCAGAATTGCATAATGATCATGTAATTCGGGATACAAAATTGGATATGTATTTTCTGGTATCTCTGGCTCAATATCTCGTTAAAAAACTGGAGATAAGAGATAAGCTGTTGTTTTATCCTAATAATACGATTGATAGAGTAGGAAAAAAAATACGATATATAGAGTATCAATATTCAGGAGGTAAAAGAGATTATATTATCTCATCGGCTCCGCTTTCTGAAGAATTGCAAGAATTATTACAATTTTCAAAACAGGGAAAGACCATACAGGAACTTTCAGAAATCCTGATTTCGGAAGAAATAACCCAAGAAGATGCCTCAGTGTTTATAGAAGAACTGATTGATAATCAGGTTTTAACAAGTGAGATTGAACCTAATGTTTCAGGAATGGATTTTTTAGACATTATCATTTCTGTTTTAGAAAGACTCAAGGCAAATGAAGCCAATATTTTGATTTCTATAAAAGATAGACTTAATAAGTTAGATCAAAATATAGGAAATGAGGTTTCAGACTATGTTGAGATTGAAGAACTCATTGCATCTTTTGGAATAGAATATGAACGGAAATATCTATTTCAAACCGACTTATATTATAGAAATCAATTGTCTTTATCATCGTATTGGAAAAAAGATATTAAAAGAGCATTTAGTTTTTTGAATAAAATAACCCTAGCTCAAGAAGATAATCGTTTAGAAAAATTCAAGAAAGCTTTTCATGACCGATTTGAAACAGAGGAAATATCATTGCAATATGTTCTAGATTCTGAGATAGGTATTGGTTATAAACAAAATACATCAATAAGAGGAGTTCATCCGTATTTAGATGACCTAGGACTTCCAATCTCTGAAAGAAATAAAAAGATAAGTATTGAGCTGAATCTGATTCAAAAGATCCTTAATGAGAAGTTACAGGATGCTTTATTAGAAAACCAATACAGGATAGAATTATCGGATGATGATTTTGAAGGCTTAGAAGAAAATTGGCAAGATTTACCTGATACAATCTCTTTTTTGACAGAAATTATATCAGAGGATAATAAAGAAAAATTATTCTTAAATGGGAGTACAGGAAGTAGTGCCGCCAATTTATTAGGAAGATTTTGTTCTGAAAAATCTGAAATACATAAACTTACCAAGGCTATTGCCGATAAAGAAGAAGCTTTGAATCCTGAATACATTTTGGCAGAGGTAATTCACTTACCTGAAGCAAGAATAGGTAATGTGGTGAGAAGGCCTACAATAAGGAATTATGAAATTCCCTACATGGCACAATCTGTTTTGCCGGAAGAAAACCAAATAACACTAGATGATCTTTATATTTCATTGCGAGGCAATAGATTTGTTTTACGATCCAAAAGGCTTAATAAAGAAATAAGACCGTATTTGACAAATGCTCATAATTATTTTCAAAATACACTACCCGTTTATCATTTCCTTTCTGATCTGTATTCTCAGGAAATAAGAAAGGGATTGTATTTTGATTGGGGAGGATTGAATGATATCTACAGATTTCTACCAAGAGTAGAATATAAAAATATCATTCTTGTAAAAGCTCGTTGGAAGATCTCGGATAAAGAGATTATCTTTTTAGATGAGTTTATTTTAGATCAAGCTAACTTTTTATCCGAACTAAAAAACTGGAGGACCAAAAGGAAAGTTCCTACATGGATACAATGGGCAGAGTCAGATAATACTTTAGCTCTAAACCTTGACAATTACGATATGGCCATGCTTTTTATCCAGACCGTTAAAAAGAAAAAAACAATCATGATAGAAGAGTTTTTATATAATGAAAATGAAAACTTTAAACATGAATTTGTTTTTGCAATGTATAAATTAAAATAA
- a CDS encoding MFS transporter, translating to MSKTNQPTNYPALYTLVLVFFFWGFIAAGNSIFIPFCKNYFSLDQFQSQLIDFAFYTAYFLGALLLFIFSTIKGIDIIGKWGYKKSIVYGLLLSALGAAIMIIAVKSNVYYGMLIGLFVVALGFSIQQTAANPFAVLLGDPKTGASRQNLAGGINSFGTSIGPIIVGLALFGTTATVDDDQIKHLALDKVILLYTAVGALFLIAAGIFYFSKKLPDGISTEPMEKAGKARKTLIAMTILVILFFIPVFSSYNSDEAKNIEILGNEITVLDKTLEKETDTVKITELKQHISDKKTELETIKHPLEKKRMMYLGGALLVVIVSLVFANSSAKKNAEGWGAMKYPQLVLGMIAILAYVGVEVAIGSNLGELLSMPEFGGHQSSDLAPYISMYWGSLMIGRWTGAIAVFNLNKQQQTIATIIVPFIAFSVIIGINTIAQKDMSHLYFYAVCVAIQVILFLISKNKPALTLIIFGLFGTAAMITGLLTTGNVAIYAFLSGGLACSIMWPSIFTLAITGLGKYTAQGSAFLVMMILGGGIIPPLQGKLSDIIGIHSSYVIPVLCFVYITLFAYLAKKSLFRQGINVDVLESEGAH from the coding sequence ATGTCAAAAACCAACCAGCCGACTAATTACCCGGCACTGTACACACTTGTACTTGTATTTTTTTTCTGGGGTTTTATTGCTGCCGGCAATAGTATTTTCATCCCATTCTGTAAAAACTATTTTTCTCTCGACCAATTTCAGTCCCAATTAATAGATTTTGCTTTTTATACTGCTTATTTCCTGGGAGCTTTATTGCTTTTTATATTCAGTACCATAAAAGGAATTGACATTATCGGAAAATGGGGATATAAGAAGAGTATTGTCTACGGACTTCTCCTCTCAGCCCTTGGTGCTGCTATTATGATTATTGCTGTTAAAAGCAATGTATATTATGGTATGCTCATCGGACTCTTTGTAGTTGCATTAGGATTCTCTATTCAACAGACTGCTGCAAACCCTTTTGCCGTATTGTTGGGAGATCCTAAAACAGGAGCCAGTAGACAAAACCTTGCAGGTGGAATCAATTCTTTTGGAACATCCATCGGACCTATTATCGTTGGACTGGCACTTTTTGGAACTACAGCAACAGTAGATGACGACCAGATCAAACATCTTGCTCTTGACAAAGTAATCCTTCTTTATACAGCAGTGGGAGCTCTTTTCCTGATTGCTGCAGGAATCTTTTACTTTTCAAAGAAGCTTCCTGACGGAATTTCTACCGAACCTATGGAAAAAGCTGGAAAAGCAAGAAAAACATTGATTGCCATGACAATTCTTGTTATTCTTTTCTTTATTCCGGTATTCAGCAGCTACAATTCTGATGAAGCTAAAAATATTGAAATTTTGGGCAATGAAATTACTGTATTAGACAAAACTCTTGAAAAAGAAACTGATACCGTAAAAATCACAGAACTCAAGCAACATATTTCAGATAAGAAAACAGAACTGGAAACCATCAAGCATCCATTGGAGAAAAAAAGGATGATGTACCTGGGAGGTGCGTTACTTGTTGTCATTGTTTCTCTTGTATTTGCTAATTCCAGTGCTAAGAAAAATGCTGAAGGCTGGGGTGCGATGAAATATCCACAGCTTGTATTGGGGATGATCGCTATTCTTGCTTATGTAGGAGTGGAAGTTGCCATAGGAAGTAATCTTGGAGAACTTTTAAGCATGCCTGAATTTGGGGGACATCAGTCTTCTGATCTTGCTCCTTACATTTCCATGTATTGGGGAAGTTTAATGATCGGACGATGGACCGGTGCTATAGCGGTTTTTAACCTGAATAAACAACAACAGACCATTGCTACCATCATTGTTCCTTTTATTGCTTTTTCTGTGATTATCGGAATCAATACGATTGCTCAAAAAGACATGTCACATCTGTATTTTTATGCAGTTTGTGTAGCTATCCAGGTTATATTATTCCTAATCAGTAAAAATAAACCGGCATTAACGCTAATTATTTTTGGATTATTTGGAACTGCTGCTATGATTACAGGATTATTAACTACAGGAAATGTGGCGATCTATGCATTCCTTTCCGGAGGTCTTGCCTGCAGCATTATGTGGCCATCTATTTTTACACTGGCCATTACTGGTTTAGGAAAATATACCGCTCAGGGGTCTGCATTCCTTGTAATGATGATCCTTGGAGGAGGTATTATTCCACCGCTTCAGGGTAAGCTTTCTGACATTATCGGAATTCACAGCTCTTATGTAATTCCTGTATTATGTTTTGTTTACATTACTTTATTTGCTTATCTGGCTAAAAAATCTTTATTTAGACAGGGAATTAACGTTGACGTTTTAGAATCCGAAGGTGCACACTAA
- a CDS encoding GtrA family protein yields MKEILIRQKQVLFFIIAGGLSAIVEIGSFKIFSTYLPHFFARETNFHGIHYPLSNIFSTCCGIISNYFLSIWFVFERGKHSKKKEFAYFMAVSFFSTLLSLSFFQIFYSFIFKDNINLIFYTLSPEMISKIAAILLVSILNYSVKKKVIFNG; encoded by the coding sequence ATGAAAGAAATACTCATACGCCAGAAACAAGTTTTGTTCTTCATTATTGCCGGAGGACTGAGTGCCATTGTGGAGATTGGCAGCTTTAAAATATTCAGCACTTACCTGCCCCACTTCTTTGCAAGAGAAACTAATTTTCATGGTATACACTATCCTTTAAGCAATATTTTCTCTACCTGCTGCGGGATCATCAGCAATTATTTTCTGAGTATTTGGTTTGTTTTTGAAAGAGGAAAACATTCTAAGAAAAAAGAGTTTGCCTATTTTATGGCAGTATCCTTTTTCTCTACTTTACTAAGCCTTAGTTTCTTTCAGATATTTTACAGTTTTATATTTAAGGATAATATCAATTTAATTTTTTATACCTTGAGTCCGGAAATGATAAGCAAGATTGCAGCGATCCTGTTGGTTTCCATTCTTAATTATTCTGTAAAAAAGAAAGTAATTTTTAACGGTTAA
- a CDS encoding BadF/BadG/BcrA/BcrD ATPase family protein, with protein sequence MVAIVDSGSTKSDWVILDDFKKVFLKTETIGFNPNFINRELITPEIQKNSNLILVKNSITKVFFYGSGCGVEKNREIIEAELKKVFSKAEIIVKEDLMAAAYAAYKGKPAIVCILGTGSNSCYFDGKEVKIELPSLGFLMGDEGSGSAIGKQLVRRYFMKKLPTDLHNEFEAGYKLTIEDALKNMYHTPRPNAYLADFNKFVVERKDHPYFMNMVFEEMKSFFEYQVMPYEEAHDAEINFIGSIAYYYENILRSVAEELNLNVGHVVQKPIESLVDYHIKYIL encoded by the coding sequence ATGGTTGCTATTGTAGATAGTGGTTCTACTAAATCGGATTGGGTAATATTGGATGACTTCAAAAAGGTTTTTCTGAAAACGGAAACCATCGGTTTTAATCCGAATTTTATCAACAGAGAACTTATCACTCCTGAAATACAGAAGAACAGCAACCTTATATTGGTCAAAAATTCAATTACGAAAGTCTTTTTCTATGGCTCTGGATGTGGTGTGGAAAAAAACCGTGAGATTATAGAAGCTGAACTTAAAAAAGTTTTTAGCAAAGCTGAAATCATTGTAAAAGAAGACCTGATGGCTGCAGCTTATGCTGCCTATAAAGGAAAACCCGCGATCGTGTGCATTTTAGGTACAGGATCAAACTCATGTTATTTTGATGGCAAAGAGGTGAAGATTGAATTGCCATCCCTTGGATTCCTGATGGGAGATGAAGGAAGCGGAAGCGCCATTGGAAAACAGTTGGTACGCAGATACTTCATGAAAAAACTTCCCACAGATCTTCATAATGAATTTGAGGCTGGTTATAAACTTACCATAGAAGATGCATTGAAAAATATGTATCATACTCCAAGACCAAATGCTTATTTAGCTGATTTCAATAAATTTGTTGTCGAAAGAAAAGATCATCCTTATTTCATGAACATGGTTTTCGAAGAAATGAAAAGCTTCTTCGAATATCAGGTTATGCCTTATGAGGAAGCTCATGATGCCGAAATCAATTTTATTGGCTCTATTGCTTATTATTATGAAAATATTTTACGCTCTGTAGCGGAAGAACTTAATTTAAATGTGGGACATGTAGTTCAGAAACCAATTGAAAGCTTAGTAGATTACCACATTAAATATATACTCTAA
- a CDS encoding prolyl oligopeptidase family serine peptidase, producing MKIRIFVIICLLSVCIHAQKTNLAPSKPATDRYFETSIVDEYRNLENIEDVQTLNWMKSQTAYTNSVLDRIPKKNYYLEKRLEIDKRQGSSVSNLKISGNNKYFYLKKKGDEKVQKLYYRNGFTGKEELLYDPAHYKSTEPNHNFVINSISPSWDGNKIAFSMSEKGNELADILIMDVKTKYIHPEIITNGAPATFSGIKWIDDNSGFFYVAFSVTDPKSKNFYRNTRTVLYKIGTAPNTIREVFSAKNNPNLNITEDQYPMILNFDLDQDYYIGMVVDYQTYRKTYIIKKKDLLDGKNNWKALSDPSDKAKSLEVRKDQIIFQSSYNSPFVKLCKTNIKNPDFKNAEVLIPEKKDEIIKSYEVTKDGIYYTTTKNGVESKLYLYKNGIDTPIQLPYPSGDIGLEVKDEKSSDIWVTCSGWANDEQRFSYDLKTNTFKPENIAPVAEYPEFKNIVVKEITIKARDGEEVPVSLIYNNDIVKNGKNPLLIDSYGSYGLSSTPFFAKTYLLWVNEGGIVAIAHVRGGGEKGDQWRLAGFKATKPNTWRDLIDCTEYLINEKYTSKEKVAIWGASAGGITVGRAMTERPDLFKAVIAEVGALNMLRDEAAVNSQPKEFGSVKDPEEFKGVLEMDAYQNIKKGIQYPATFITGGMNDQRVTPWMPTKFAAKLIADNASDNPILLKIDFEGGHSGNVPIAQRYANIGDMFEFALWQLGHPDYQPKEEIKK from the coding sequence ATGAAAATAAGAATATTTGTTATTATCTGTTTGTTATCTGTTTGCATTCATGCTCAAAAAACAAATCTAGCTCCATCAAAACCTGCTACTGACAGATATTTTGAAACTAGCATTGTTGATGAATACAGAAATTTAGAAAATATAGAAGATGTCCAAACTCTTAATTGGATGAAGTCACAGACTGCATACACCAATTCTGTTCTTGATCGGATTCCGAAAAAGAATTATTATTTAGAGAAAAGGCTAGAGATTGATAAGAGACAAGGCAGTTCTGTATCTAACTTAAAAATATCAGGTAATAATAAATATTTTTATTTAAAGAAGAAGGGAGATGAGAAAGTACAGAAATTGTATTATCGCAATGGATTTACAGGGAAAGAAGAATTACTTTACGATCCTGCTCATTACAAAAGCACCGAACCTAACCACAATTTTGTTATCAATAGTATAAGTCCTAGTTGGGATGGTAATAAAATTGCTTTTTCCATGTCTGAAAAAGGAAATGAATTGGCAGATATACTTATCATGGATGTCAAAACAAAATATATTCATCCTGAAATTATTACAAATGGCGCTCCTGCTACTTTTAGTGGAATAAAATGGATAGATGATAACAGTGGCTTTTTCTATGTTGCATTTTCGGTAACAGATCCTAAATCTAAAAATTTTTATAGAAATACACGAACTGTTTTATATAAAATAGGTACAGCCCCCAACACCATTCGTGAGGTTTTTTCTGCCAAAAATAATCCTAATCTCAACATCACTGAGGATCAGTATCCTATGATTTTAAATTTTGATTTAGATCAGGATTATTATATAGGAATGGTAGTAGATTATCAAACCTACAGAAAAACCTACATCATTAAGAAAAAAGATTTACTAGATGGTAAGAATAATTGGAAAGCTCTTTCTGATCCAAGTGATAAAGCAAAAAGCCTAGAAGTACGAAAAGATCAGATTATATTTCAATCAAGCTATAATTCTCCATTTGTTAAGCTTTGTAAAACCAATATTAAAAACCCTGACTTCAAGAATGCAGAGGTTTTGATACCTGAAAAGAAGGATGAAATCATTAAAAGTTATGAGGTCACTAAGGATGGTATTTATTATACGACTACGAAAAACGGAGTAGAATCTAAATTGTATTTATATAAAAACGGAATAGATACTCCTATTCAACTTCCTTATCCATCAGGGGATATTGGGTTAGAAGTTAAAGATGAAAAATCTTCAGATATATGGGTGACATGTTCAGGTTGGGCCAATGATGAACAGCGTTTTAGCTATGATTTAAAAACGAATACTTTCAAACCGGAAAATATTGCTCCGGTTGCAGAATATCCTGAATTTAAAAATATTGTAGTTAAAGAAATTACTATAAAAGCAAGAGATGGCGAAGAAGTTCCGGTGTCTTTAATTTATAATAATGACATTGTGAAAAATGGAAAAAATCCATTATTAATTGATTCTTACGGGTCTTATGGATTATCCAGTACTCCTTTTTTTGCCAAAACTTACTTATTGTGGGTAAATGAAGGAGGAATAGTAGCCATTGCCCATGTAAGAGGAGGTGGTGAAAAGGGTGACCAATGGAGGCTAGCAGGCTTTAAAGCTACAAAGCCTAATACGTGGCGAGACCTAATTGACTGTACAGAATATTTAATCAATGAAAAATATACTTCCAAAGAAAAGGTCGCTATCTGGGGAGCAAGTGCAGGAGGGATTACCGTGGGGCGAGCTATGACCGAAAGGCCAGATCTTTTTAAGGCTGTTATTGCAGAAGTGGGAGCGTTGAATATGCTTAGAGATGAAGCCGCTGTCAATAGCCAGCCCAAAGAATTTGGATCTGTAAAAGATCCGGAAGAGTTCAAAGGAGTGTTGGAAATGGATGCTTATCAAAATATAAAAAAAGGGATACAATATCCTGCTACCTTTATCACTGGAGGAATGAATGATCAGAGAGTAACCCCATGGATGCCTACAAAATTTGCGGCTAAATTAATAGCTGATAACGCTTCTGATAATCCTATATTATTGAAAATAGACTTTGAAGGAGGACATTCCGGTAATGTTCCTATAGCACAGAGATATGCCAATATAGGAGATATGTTTGAATTTGCACTATGGCAACTAGGACATCCTGACTACCAGCCTAAAGAAGAAATAAAAAAATAA
- a CDS encoding thiopeptide-type bacteriocin biosynthesis protein, with translation MKTADVILDEALVPLLQKLQEEDLIKKWFFIRYYDPRVHLRLRFELSDLNNFSRVVSLINNSLQEYRDSGEVSECIIDVYRREIERYGGATMEEAELLFYKSSESVLYEYLHFDDEEKIMVCLYYIDKVLEYLGLSMEEKLNWIHEFNFAFKQEFNADKKLNTQLDKKYRIFITKYQEFIELEDYISFRSAILNNIHESKEALQHIKHHSNSLQRFFSSVFHMHINRMFVSNQRLFEMIVYDYLFRYYKSLAFRSNRTI, from the coding sequence GTGAAAACAGCAGATGTTATTTTGGATGAGGCTCTAGTCCCTTTATTACAGAAGCTGCAAGAGGAAGACCTGATAAAGAAATGGTTTTTTATTCGTTATTATGATCCACGGGTCCATCTTCGACTTCGTTTTGAACTTTCAGACCTTAATAATTTTAGTAGGGTGGTTTCGTTAATAAATAACTCCCTGCAGGAATATAGAGATTCTGGAGAAGTATCGGAATGTATCATAGATGTTTACCGGAGAGAAATTGAGCGGTATGGAGGAGCTACAATGGAAGAAGCTGAACTTTTATTTTACAAGAGTAGTGAGAGCGTGCTTTATGAATATCTCCATTTTGATGATGAAGAAAAAATTATGGTATGCCTTTATTATATTGATAAGGTATTAGAATATCTAGGGTTGTCCATGGAAGAAAAACTAAATTGGATCCACGAATTTAATTTTGCTTTTAAACAGGAATTCAATGCAGATAAAAAGCTAAATACTCAGCTTGATAAAAAATATAGAATATTTATTACTAAATATCAGGAGTTTATTGAATTGGAGGATTATATTTCTTTTAGATCTGCTATTCTCAATAATATTCATGAATCTAAGGAAGCCCTGCAACATATAAAACATCATTCAAACTCTCTTCAGCGCTTTTTTTCTAGTGTATTTCATATGCATATCAATCGGATGTTTGTTTCAAATCAACGACTGTTTGAAATGATTGTTTATGATTATTTATTCAGATATTATAAGAGCCTGGCTTTTAGAAGTAACAGAACGATATAA